In the genome of Nocardia terpenica, one region contains:
- a CDS encoding lipid-transfer protein produces MANKVYVVGVGMTKFEKPGRRKNEDGSDWDYPNMARESGTKALADAGISYDRVQQAYVGYVYGESTSGQRAVYELGMTGIPVVNVNNNCSTGSTALYLAAQAIRGGLADCTLALGFEKMQPGSLGTMYDDREQPMAKHMMALAEISEVLFPPAPWMFGAAGREHMKKYGSTAEHFAKIGYKNHRHSVNNPYSQFQDEYSLEDILASRMIYDPLTKLQCSPTSDGSGAVILASEAFVDEHGLASQAVEIVGQAMTTDFASTFDGTAKGIIGYDMNVQAARQVYEQSGLGPQDFQVIELHDCFSANELLLYEALGLCGEGEAPALIDGNQTTYGGKWVVNPSGGLISKGHPLGATGLAQCSELTWQLRGKADKRQVDNVNAALQHNIGLGGAAVVTAYQRAER; encoded by the coding sequence AGGCGCTCGCGGACGCCGGGATCTCCTACGACCGGGTGCAGCAGGCATACGTCGGCTACGTGTACGGCGAGTCCACCTCGGGCCAGCGCGCGGTCTACGAGCTGGGCATGACCGGCATTCCGGTCGTCAACGTCAACAACAACTGTTCCACCGGGTCGACCGCGCTCTACCTTGCGGCGCAGGCGATTCGGGGCGGGCTGGCCGACTGCACGCTGGCGCTGGGCTTCGAGAAGATGCAGCCCGGCTCGCTCGGCACCATGTACGACGACCGCGAGCAGCCGATGGCCAAGCACATGATGGCCCTGGCCGAGATCTCCGAGGTGCTGTTCCCGCCGGCGCCGTGGATGTTCGGCGCGGCCGGCCGCGAGCACATGAAGAAGTACGGCAGCACCGCCGAGCACTTCGCCAAGATCGGCTACAAGAACCACAGGCATTCGGTGAACAACCCGTATTCGCAGTTCCAGGACGAGTATTCGCTGGAGGACATCCTGGCCTCGCGGATGATCTACGACCCGCTCACCAAGCTGCAGTGCTCGCCGACCTCCGACGGCTCCGGCGCGGTGATCCTGGCCTCGGAGGCGTTCGTCGACGAGCACGGCCTGGCGTCGCAGGCGGTCGAGATCGTCGGTCAGGCCATGACCACCGACTTCGCCTCCACCTTCGACGGCACGGCCAAGGGCATCATCGGCTACGACATGAATGTCCAAGCGGCGCGGCAGGTTTACGAGCAGTCCGGCCTGGGCCCGCAGGACTTCCAGGTGATCGAGCTGCACGACTGCTTCTCCGCCAACGAACTGCTGCTCTACGAGGCCCTGGGGCTGTGTGGCGAGGGCGAGGCCCCCGCGCTGATCGACGGGAACCAGACCACCTACGGGGGGAAGTGGGTGGTGAATCCGTCCGGCGGGCTCATCTCCAAGGGGCATCCGCTGGGGGCGACGGGGTTGGCGCAGTGTTCGGAACTTACCTGGCAGTTGCGTGGGAAGGCGGACAAGCGCCAGGTCGACAACGTGAATGCGGCGCTTCAGCACAATATTGGGCTGGGTGGTGCGGCGGTTGTGACGGCTTATCAGCGTGCCGAGCGGTGA
- a CDS encoding type II toxin-antitoxin system Rv0910 family toxin, producing the protein MGHIEYTKKMTAGPEALWAVVGNPHSWGDWFSIHERWMEEPPAALAVGNKLVAKVVMLGMANKFEWNVAAVEAPNTLTLTASGMAGVKVEFSFDIAAAGDGSELSIKGDFEGALIKGALGKAVEKDGLKQLEKSLEALDALAAK; encoded by the coding sequence ATGGGTCACATCGAGTACACCAAGAAGATGACTGCCGGTCCGGAGGCGTTGTGGGCGGTGGTGGGGAATCCGCATAGCTGGGGTGACTGGTTCTCTATTCACGAGCGGTGGATGGAGGAGCCGCCTGCCGCGTTGGCCGTGGGTAATAAGCTGGTGGCCAAGGTCGTCATGCTCGGGATGGCCAATAAGTTCGAGTGGAATGTGGCGGCGGTCGAGGCTCCGAATACGCTCACCCTCACCGCCAGCGGAATGGCGGGGGTGAAGGTCGAATTCAGTTTCGATATCGCGGCCGCGGGGGACGGCAGCGAACTGTCGATCAAGGGCGATTTCGAGGGCGCGCTGATCAAGGGCGCGCTGGGCAAGGCCGTGGAGAAGGACGGCCTGAAGCAGCTGGAGAAATCGCTCGAGGCCCTCGACGCGCTGGCGGCGAAATGA